A stretch of DNA from Arthrobacter globiformis:
TGTCCGAGCTCGGCCGCACGCTGGGCGAGGAACTGCTGGAACCCACCCGCGTCTACGCCGCCGACTGCCTGGACCTGGCCCGGGCCTTCCCGGTCACCGCGGACAAGGCTGTGCACGGCTTCAGCCACGTCACCGGCGGCGGCCTGGCAGCCAACCTGGCCCGCGTGCTGCCGCAGGGCCTCGTGGCCACCGTTGACCGCTCCACCTGGGAGCTGCCCGCCATCTTCAAGCTCGTCTCCGAGCTGGGCCGCGTGCCGCTGCCCGACCTGGAGCGCACGCTGAACCTTGGCGTCGGCATGGTTGCCGTGGTCTCCGCCGAGGCTGCAGACGCCGCCGTGGCCCGCCTGAACGAGCGCGGACTGCCGTCCTGGATCATGGGCGCCGTCAGCGCCGATTCGGACGCCGTGGTCAAGACCGGCCCGGACTACGTGCAGGGTGCCAAGGGCGTGGACGGCGGCGCAGTCCAGCTGGTCAACACCTACGCCTAAATACGTGATCGAGTGCTCCGTATCTGCCCTTTAGAACGTTCATAGGGGCAGCTACGGAGCACTCGATGCGTTTTTAAAGCTCCAGGACGCTGAACACACCGCCCTGCGGGTCCTTCAGGGTGGCGATGGTGCCGCCGTCGTCGTCGAACTCCGGCTCCACCAGCACCTCGGCTCCGGCGGAGACGGCCGACAGCACCGCTTCCTTGACGCTGGAGACGCCGAAGTAGACCTGCCAGCCGCGGCTGCCGGCGTCGCCGTCCCCGTCCTCCTCGTCCTCGTCCGGAGCGGGGGCAATGCCCGCCACCTCCGCGCCGTTCACCATCAGCGTGGTGTAGGTTCCGCCGTCGTCCTGGGGGTATTCGGTCACCTCGTGCCCGAACAGCTGCTGGAAGAATCCGACGGCGGCCTGCGGCTCGGGCGTGATCAGTTCGGCCCAGGCGAACGTGCCGGGCTCGTTGTGCCGCCCGCTGCCCGGGTGGGTACCGGCCTGCCAGATGCCGGTGGCGCCGCCGCCTGGCGGCTCCACGAACACCAAGGTTCCCGTGTCCCCGATGTCCTCCGGGCCGAACTGCACCGAGCCGCCGGCGTGATCGGCTTCCTCCGCGGCGGCCCGGGCATCCACAGCGGCGAAGTAGACGTTCCACTGCGCGGGCCGCGGTGCGCCGCCCTGCTGCGGCTGGGGCGCCACCGTCGCCACGAGATCGTCATCCAGGAAGGCCTTCGCATAGCTGCGGCCGTCCGGAGTCGGCAGGTCCTCGTAGCGCCACCCGAACACGGCGGCGTAGAAGGCTTTGGCCGCAGCCACGTCCGGCGTCTGGACGTCCGCCCAGCAGAGCTCACCGAGGCTGTACCCGCTGCGCTGAACCATGGGTCCGTACCTTTCGTTGGCGGAGTTCCTCCAGCCTAGACGTGCACGGCCCGTCCGGTGAAGGCAACGAGTCGCTGGGCCAGCACCTCCGGGGCTTCCCCTGCAACGGATCCGGAAAGGCAAAAGGCCCGCTGGGCACGCCAAGGACTGGCGTGCCCAACGGGCCTGATAACTGTGGCGACACCTGGACTCACCCTGCGGCCACGTCTCTGGCTATGACCAGATGTCCGGGTCAGGGAGGGAAACGGGCAACCCTAATGCGGGAAATGCCCAGGAGGTGTACGACGGCGGCGTTCAGCCAACTGCCTTACGGCAGTTCAGGGAAACGACTAACCGATACGACGGCTGTCTACCTCGTCGTCGTCTTCATCCAAATCGTCCGCGTACTTATCCACGTAGGCTGAATAGTCCGGCTCGACCGGTTCATTCGCGAAATGGCTCGTGGCACGACTTCCCGGACCCGTGAGCTCACGCTGTAGGGCCGAATAATCGGTGTTCGGGGAGTAGTACTTGATGTCCCGAGCCTGCTTGGTAGCTTTTGCCTTTTGACGGCCGCGCCCCATGGCGTGACCCCCTTTTGTACTTGGACCGGAGGTGGTCACCTTTGGCGATCGGTGAGGCCCCGGAATGTTTGGTCAATTTGTCGTACCCCTAGATTACATGCTTTCGGCGGCATCTGCTTGCCACGGGGGCCTCCGGAGGCCCCCGTGGCCCACTTCTCCTCGGCAATCCCGGGCTCGCAGGGATTTTTTGTTCGATAGAGTCTCCTGAACGACTGAAATAAGCGGGCAGGGGAATCCGGCAACCAGCCGCCAGGGCCACACCGCGGAAACGCATTGATACCGGATCCTCACCGCCGAGCGAACGCCAGGAAGGGGTGCCGCCCCCATATGAATGACAACGATCCCAGCCACGACGGGGAACGCGGGCCGGTCCGCTCCGTCACCGTGCAGCCCGAGCCGGCCGAGGCCCAATCAGCCGGCCGCGAACCGGCGGAGCCCCAACCGGAAAGGCCAGAATCAGCCGGGCCGGGCCGGGCCCAACCCAGTGCAGCTCAACCCGGCGCTGCCCCGCCCGGCGCTGCCCCGCCCGGTACTGCCCGGCCCGGTGTTGCCCAATCCAGCACAGCCCGGCTCGAAAGCCTCCTCGGCTCGGTCCGTTCCCGGCTCGCGCAGACCGAGGTCCGGCAAACCCTGCTCAAGGCCGGTTTTGTCGTTGCGCTGCTTGTGGTGGGCGGCCTGCTCGTGTGGCTCCTGACGTCACTCCTCGCCAGTGCCACCATGCAGGCCGCCAACCGGCCCGCGGCAACCGCGGCGCAGCCCTCCCCCGCCGCGCCGGCGGTATCGCCCCGGCCGAGCCTGCCCCTGGCCAACGTGGGCCCGCTGGACTTCCGGGTCGGGGACTGCTTCAAGGACTTCGACCCCGAGGCATCCAAGTCCACCGTGGTTGCGTGCACCTCCGGCCATTCCGCCCAGCTGGTGGCGGTCACCCATTACGCCGACGGTGACGCGTACCCGGGACGGGAGGGCCTGAAGACAAGGGCCAGGGAGACGTGCCAGACGGCGGCGCTGACGGAGAAGTCCAATGCCTATAACCTGAACTACCGCCTCGCCTATCCGAGCACGGCAAGCTGGGCCAAGGGTGACCGCCGCGTGGACTGCTACGTCGCCGCGTCGGGCAACGTCATCAAGGCAAGCCTGCTCCCGTAGTTCCCTGCCCCCTTCCCGTCAGTCCCGTCCCGTTAGTCCCGGCGGCGGACCGTGAGCCCGCTGCCCAGCGGCGCGCCGCCGTCGGGCCCGGAGAGTGCTTCCAGGCCCTTGACGGTGAGTTCCCCAAGGTCCGCGGCGGTATCCACCAGGACCGTGTCGCCGTCGGAGATTTCACCGGCGAGGATGGCTTTGGCCAGCCGGTCGCCGATTTCGCGCTGCACGAGGCGGCGCAGCGGCCGGGCGCCGTATGCCGAGTCGAAGCCGGACATCGCCAGCCAGGAGCGGGCACCTTCGGTGACCTCGAGCGAGAGCCGCCGCTCGTGCAGGCGCTTGGTCAGCTCCGCCACCTGCAGCTCGACGATGCGGGCGAGCTCCTCGACGGACAGCGGATCGAACAGCACCACCTCGTCCAGCCGGTTCAGGAACTCCGGCTTGAAGGAGGCGTTCACCGTGGCCATCACGGCATTGCGCTTGGCGTTCGCATCCAGCGTCGGGTCAACAAGGAACTGGCTGCCCAGGTTGGAGGTGAGCACCAGGATCACGTTGCGGAAGTCCACGGTGCGGCCCTGGCCGTCGGTGAGGCGGCCGTCGTCGAGCACCTGCAGCAGGATGTCGAACACCTCGGGGTGGGCCTTCTCCACCTCGTCCAGCAGCACCACGGAGTACGGGCGGCGGCGGACGGCCTCGGTGAGCTGGCCGCCCTCCTCGTAGCCGACGTAGCCGGGAGGCGCGCCGACGAGGCGCGCCACGGAGTGCTTCTCGCTGTACTCGGACATGTCGATCCGCACCATGGCGCGTTCGTCGTCGAACAGGAAGTCCGCGAGCGCCTTGGCGAGTTCGGTTTTGCCGACGCCGGTGGGGCCGAGGAACAGGAAGGAGCCGGTGGGCCGGTTGGGGTCGCTGATGCCGGCCCGGGCGCGGCGCACGGCGTCGGAGACGGCGGTGACGGCCTTGGACTGGCCGATCAGCCGCTTGCCGAGTTCCTCCTCCATGTGCAGCAGCTTCTGGCTCTCGCCCTGGAGCATCCGGCCGGCCGGGATGCCTGTCCAGGCCGAGATGACCTCGGCGATGTCGTTGGCGGTGACGTCCTCCGCCACCATCAGCGCGGACTTGTCGGCGACGGCGGCCTCGGCCTCGGCGGCGGCGTTCAGTTCGCGTTCCAGTGCCGGAATTTCGCCGTAGAGGATCCGGGACGCTGTCTCCAGGTCACCTTCGCGCTGCGCCTTGTCCGCCGTGGACCGCAGCTCATCCAGTTTCGCTTTCAGGTCTCCCACGCGGTTCAGGCCGGCCTTCTCGGCCTCCCAGCGGGCGTTCAGGCTAGCCAGCTGCTCCTTCTTGTCCGCCATGTCGGCCCGCAGGGCGGCGAGGCGCTCCACCGACGCGGCGTCCGTCTCGCCCTGCAGGGCGAGCTCCTCCATGGTGAGCCGGTCGACGGCGCGCCGCAGCTGGTCGATCTCCTCCGGGGCGGAGTCAATCTCCATGCGCAGCCGGGAGGCGGCCTCGTCCACGAGGTCGATCGCCTTGTCCGGCAGTTGCCGGCCGGAAATGTAGCGGTTGGAGAGCGTCGCGGCAGCCACCAGCGCGGAGTCGGCGATGGCAACCTTGTGGTGGGCCTCGTACCGCTCCTTCAGGCCGCGGAGGATGCCGATGGTGTCGTCCACGCTGGGCTCCCCGACGTACACCTGCTGGAAGCGGCGCTCCAGGGCGGGGTCCTTCTCGATGTTCTCGCGGTACTCGTCGAGGGTGGTGGCGCCGATCAGCCGCAGCTCACCCCGGGCCAGCATGGGCTTGAGCATGTTGCCGGCGTCCATGGCGCTCTCGCCGCTGGCCCCGGCTCCCACCACGGTGTGCAGCTCATCGATGAACGTGACAATCCGGCCTTCGGAGTTCTTGATCTCCTCAAGGACGGCCTTGAGGCGCTCCTCAAATTCGCCGCGGTACTTGGCGCCGGCCACCATGGAGGCCAGGTCAAGGGCGATCAGGGTCTTGCCGCGAAGGCTCTCCGGCACGTCGCCGGCCACCATCCGCTGCGCCAGGCCCTCGACGACGGCGGTCTTGCCGACGCCCGGCTCGCCGATCAGCACGGGGTTGTTCTTGGTCCGGCGGCTGAGCACCTGCACGACGCGCCGGATTTCACTGTCACGGCCAATGACCGGATCCAGCTTCCCCGAACGCGCCACCGCGGTGAGGTCGGTGCCGAACTTCTCCAGGGCCTGGAAGGTGTTTTCGGGATCGGGCGAGTTGACCTTGCGGTCGCCGCGGACACCCGGAAGGGCCGCCGCCAGCGCCTCGTGGGACGCGCCGGCGTCGCGCAGCAGCCTGCCCACGCCGTCGCTTCCGGCCGAGAGCCCCAGCAGCAGGTGCTCGGTGGAGACAAAAGAATCGCCCAGCTTGTCGGCCTCGTTCTGGGCATTCTGGATGGCCTGCAGGGACGGCCGGGACAGCTGGGCCTGCTGGACCGAGCTTCCGGACGTGGCGGGCAGTGCCTTGATGGCGGTACTGGCCTGGACGCTGACAGCGTCCGGGTCCGCTCCGGTGGCACGGAGGAGTACGACGGCGACACCCTCCCGCTGATCCATCAGCGCCTTGAGCAGGTGGGCGGGTTCCACCTGCGGGTTCCCGGCCGTGGAGGCGTTCATGGCGGCAGCCGAAAGAGCCTCCTGGCTCTTGGTGGTGAATTTGACGTCCAAAGAGAGCTCCTTTCGAAGACGGTTTAGCTAAGTTGAGTCTACTACGCTCAACTTTGCTTTTCAGGTCTTCACGGCCAAGTTTTCCCACAGCGAAATGCCCACTCGGTGGTAGGGCGAATTTTCCGTAAACGGTGGCCCTTGAACTGTATCCCCGCAGGCCGAATCCCCCTAGGATCGGACCTGTGGCTGCGATGGTCACGCCCCCACTTCTCCAGAGACAGGACCGGCAATGAAGAAGTTTGTAGTTCTTTACAACGCACCGCAGTCGGCACAATCCCAGATGGCGGAGAGTTCCCCCGAGGCCGCGCAGGAGGGCATGAAGGCCTGGATGGAGTGGGCGTCCCGGGCGGGCAGCGGCATCGTGGACATGGGTCAGCCCCTGGGTGCCGGCAAGGAGGTCAGCCAGTCGGGCACCTCGGACACGAACACCAGCGTGGGTGGATACGGCATCCTGCAGGCCGAGGACATGGGCGGCGCGTTGGCCCTGCTTGAGGGGCACCCGCACCTCATGATGCCCGGCGCCAGCATCCAGGTGTACGAGACCCTGGACCTGCCCGGGATGTAACTCCTACGAGCCCTGGACTCCCGAGACGCTGGCGATCCAGGCGAGGTTGCGGACCACGGAGGCGTGGTCGTTGTAGTAGCCGGTGTAACTCGCAGGGTTCCGGGCCGGCAGGATGTCCGACGTGGACAGTACCCCTGCAAGTTTGCCGTTCACGATCAGCGGCCCGCCCGAGTCGCCACTGAGCGGGTGGCCGCTCTCCGACCGCGTCCGGACGGACGGGCCGCCATAGTTGTCCACGCCCTGCCAGACCACCGAGACGCCCGCCGCCTTGAGGTAGTAGGACATGGCGCCGGACCCCTCGGACTGGTCGCCCCAGCCGTAGACCGTCGCGGGCGTTCCGGTGGCAGGAAAGGAACTGGACAGGCCCACATAGGAGCCGTAGTAGGGCGTGGACAGCTTCAGCAGCAGGACATCCCCGGCCGGTGCCGCGTAGCGCGCGGCAACCGAACGGACCACGCCGCCGGTTCCGAGGTAGCTGGTGCCCAGCCGGACCGACCTCAGGCTCGTGGAGTTGCAGTGCTTGGCCGTGATGACCCAGCCCGCGGCGATCTGGCTGCCGGTGCACCCCACGTTGGCACCTGCGGAGTCGAAGGAAACTTGCGCCACAAAGGGGGCGGCTGAAACTGTGGTGGTACTGCCGCCGGCGATGTCCCTGCTGAACGTGCCGTCACCGGAGGGGGTCGGCACCTCCTTGGCGGGCACTTCCTTGGCCAGCGCTACTTCTTGTGCCGGGGCTGCTTCCTTGGCAGGGGCGGCCTGGGCCGGCGGGCCGCAAAGAACGGGAGCCAGCAACGCCGCGCTGGCCGCGGCCGTGGCCAGGATTTTCGCGATCTTCAACGTGAGGCTCCTTAGTGTCGGGCGGGAGAGGGTGCGTTGGGTGCGAGAGGTCCGGCTGCGAGCCTACGTTCAATGACAAGATTTGTCATATTCATGACATGAAATGTCATTATTCATCCCACACCGGGGTTGGTGTAGGGATGCCGGGTCCGGTGTATGGTCTGGCGGCGCTGCGGGCATTACCCTGAGGGCCTAGCAGTAGATACTGTTCCCCAGCCTGCAGCGGCATCAGGCTCGGTTCCGTGAGGTGAGGGATCATGCCTGGACAGTCGAAACAGCGGAGATGGTCCGGCGTGGCTCCGGCCGTGCTCTCACTGGCGCTGCTGCTAACTGCCTGCCAACAGGGTCCGCCCCCGCCGCCGTCGTCGGAAACGCCGGTTTCGCCCGGCTCGTCCGGACCGCAGGCAACCGCGCCGCCCGGCCCGGCAGGGTCATCTTCCCCCACTGGACCCTCCTCGCCGACAAAGTCCGACCCCGCCGCTGTCCATTTCACGGCCCAGGGCGACATCGGGCTGAGCACG
This window harbors:
- a CDS encoding VOC family protein yields the protein MVQRSGYSLGELCWADVQTPDVAAAKAFYAAVFGWRYEDLPTPDGRSYAKAFLDDDLVATVAPQPQQGGAPRPAQWNVYFAAVDARAAAEEADHAGGSVQFGPEDIGDTGTLVFVEPPGGGATGIWQAGTHPGSGRHNEPGTFAWAELITPEPQAAVGFFQQLFGHEVTEYPQDDGGTYTTLMVNGAEVAGIAPAPDEDEEDGDGDAGSRGWQVYFGVSSVKEAVLSAVSAGAEVLVEPEFDDDGGTIATLKDPQGGVFSVLEL
- a CDS encoding DUF3073 domain-containing protein, translated to MGRGRQKAKATKQARDIKYYSPNTDYSALQRELTGPGSRATSHFANEPVEPDYSAYVDKYADDLDEDDDEVDSRRIG
- a CDS encoding septum formation family protein — encoded protein: MNDNDPSHDGERGPVRSVTVQPEPAEAQSAGREPAEPQPERPESAGPGRAQPSAAQPGAAPPGAAPPGTARPGVAQSSTARLESLLGSVRSRLAQTEVRQTLLKAGFVVALLVVGGLLVWLLTSLLASATMQAANRPAATAAQPSPAAPAVSPRPSLPLANVGPLDFRVGDCFKDFDPEASKSTVVACTSGHSAQLVAVTHYADGDAYPGREGLKTRARETCQTAALTEKSNAYNLNYRLAYPSTASWAKGDRRVDCYVAASGNVIKASLLP
- the clpB gene encoding ATP-dependent chaperone ClpB, whose amino-acid sequence is MDVKFTTKSQEALSAAAMNASTAGNPQVEPAHLLKALMDQREGVAVVLLRATGADPDAVSVQASTAIKALPATSGSSVQQAQLSRPSLQAIQNAQNEADKLGDSFVSTEHLLLGLSAGSDGVGRLLRDAGASHEALAAALPGVRGDRKVNSPDPENTFQALEKFGTDLTAVARSGKLDPVIGRDSEIRRVVQVLSRRTKNNPVLIGEPGVGKTAVVEGLAQRMVAGDVPESLRGKTLIALDLASMVAGAKYRGEFEERLKAVLEEIKNSEGRIVTFIDELHTVVGAGASGESAMDAGNMLKPMLARGELRLIGATTLDEYRENIEKDPALERRFQQVYVGEPSVDDTIGILRGLKERYEAHHKVAIADSALVAAATLSNRYISGRQLPDKAIDLVDEAASRLRMEIDSAPEEIDQLRRAVDRLTMEELALQGETDAASVERLAALRADMADKKEQLASLNARWEAEKAGLNRVGDLKAKLDELRSTADKAQREGDLETASRILYGEIPALERELNAAAEAEAAVADKSALMVAEDVTANDIAEVISAWTGIPAGRMLQGESQKLLHMEEELGKRLIGQSKAVTAVSDAVRRARAGISDPNRPTGSFLFLGPTGVGKTELAKALADFLFDDERAMVRIDMSEYSEKHSVARLVGAPPGYVGYEEGGQLTEAVRRRPYSVVLLDEVEKAHPEVFDILLQVLDDGRLTDGQGRTVDFRNVILVLTSNLGSQFLVDPTLDANAKRNAVMATVNASFKPEFLNRLDEVVLFDPLSVEELARIVELQVAELTKRLHERRLSLEVTEGARSWLAMSGFDSAYGARPLRRLVQREIGDRLAKAILAGEISDGDTVLVDTAADLGELTVKGLEALSGPDGGAPLGSGLTVRRRD
- a CDS encoding S1 family peptidase, with the translated sequence MKIAKILATAAASAALLAPVLCGPPAQAAPAKEAAPAQEVALAKEVPAKEVPTPSGDGTFSRDIAGGSTTTVSAAPFVAQVSFDSAGANVGCTGSQIAAGWVITAKHCNSTSLRSVRLGTSYLGTGGVVRSVAARYAAPAGDVLLLKLSTPYYGSYVGLSSSFPATGTPATVYGWGDQSEGSGAMSYYLKAAGVSVVWQGVDNYGGPSVRTRSESGHPLSGDSGGPLIVNGKLAGVLSTSDILPARNPASYTGYYNDHASVVRNLAWIASVSGVQGS